A single region of the Vicia villosa cultivar HV-30 ecotype Madison, WI linkage group LG4, Vvil1.0, whole genome shotgun sequence genome encodes:
- the LOC131596829 gene encoding uncharacterized protein LOC131596829 → MANSVTVNKKTTKHTFSCSFYREDITPLVRLSTRVTGQNLDEFRKTYGHILLMLTTRIDEWGLYTLLQFYDSELRCFTFQDYQLAPTLEEYAHILQIKVQPKDNWKPNGGTHGFYVKFLMREAETLADKEKWKEFNALLAVMIYGLVMFPNIPNFVDLTAICLFMDQNPVPTLLADTYYAIHSRYGKKGSVGGCLPILYEWFSSHLPKSGAFVTTRDSQKWPQRIMGLTANDIVWYHLRTDIEQVITRCGSFGNVPLIGTKGVINYNPKLALRQLGFVLKDKPLDKEIFESVCFEKGTNPDGLEKVRSAWNKIHTEDRTTLGGKNAIAKKAYTEWVEERVKERLLPFPKVSPLYEQPPEILTATVPAEEYNQVHVENIRLREKGEDAKIKFSLSAIAPPPTHRYYTRANHSLQMDQLRDDLIQMRTQVTAQMAQFMEVMQNMADRQEELRIRMDTVAQVVADPPQRNPADIRVNGESVIGGPGVIPPAANQGNPYGPPQPIPEGQATQQIRRAAAIPVLEEDRHEDLFPESELGFPHDAGRLFRGLEERMRAMEGQGLGMDINDLGLVPGVRVPPKFKVPDFEKYKGNTCPKTHVRAYYRKMHVYSEDEGLLMHFFQDSLTGASLEWYMRLERANIRSWRDLVDAFIKQYQYNVDMAPNRTQLQNLSQKANESFKEYAQKWRELAARVQPPMLEREMMDLFTNTLEGQYYSACSASSSFAELVMIGERIESGIKAGRIQNPSAASSSSGAGGKKPYNGFAKKREGETSAAYYGKGKGHVYPQVAAVTIPSTPLQQQPQQQQRHPPRQYQQKSRPPRVFDPIPMTYAQLLAHLLHGDLVQLRTMGPPPAKLPPNYDANAHCEFHSGAAGHDIEHCIGFMHKVQDLLDSKAIEFTPTQGPNVVQNPMPSHGTHAANAIDIVEDIYLVKDVIELGSLLPLLKKELLRMRLYAGCGEFCTDCMVTSSVCDKVKDGIQQLIDSGYLQFEHVRHPKSVKNEINVLSIPYTPTKIPIPARAPPLVITLPGPIPYTSEKAIPWNYGGEVFYQGAEYEIKAPVEKEDVDNVVGIGRMTRSGRIFNPPQNTRDDNTEALAQAKGKRVVEDTVDPGQSSNSEDTVAKEMEEFLKIIKKSEYKVVDQLSQTQSKISILQLLLCSETHRNALLRLLSTAFVPPEISVNQLEGVVSNINAGNGLGFTDADLPSEGRNHNRALHISVECKGTMLSRVLVDNGSSLNVLPKSSLMRLDYSGVEIRPSELTVRAFDGSKRSVFGEVDFPVMIGPQLFTITFFVMDIHPAYSCLLGRPWIHAAGAVTSTLHQKLKFATQGKIVTICGEEEHVVSHLATFKYIDVEGEVHETPCQAFEAVQTIKIPYVEKRKLEAPMSSLKEAKAVVESGHPEGWGRVLDLPIKQDKCGIGYQLGQSSSSEASKKPGTFVPIKFSSAGIVKDHICAVDDDVDSDYDIEEWIKPCVPGQKLLNWSSEDIISIALDQKSTSPPDSIDNDLAMPRYDFDNPIYTAEEGDEEDCELPDELARLLKQEEKVIEPHQEPIETVNLGTEEMRREVKIGASLNKGVKEKLIGMLKEYSDIFAWSYEDMPGLDTDIVVHRLPLKENSPPVKQKLRRTRPDMSKKIQEEVQKQFDAGFLAVTVYPPWVANIVPVPKKDGKVRMCVDYRDLNRASPKDDFPLPHIDVLVDNTAQFSVFSFMDGFSGYNQIKMAPEDMEKTTFITPWGTFCYKVMPFGLKNAGATYQRAMVTLFHDMIHKEIEVYVDDMIAKSHTEEEHLVHLKKLFERLRKFRLRLNPNKCTFGVRSGKLLGFIVSERGIEVDPAKVKAIQEMPEPRTEKQVRGFLGRLNYIARFISHLTATCEPIFKLLRKNQAIKWDDNCQKAFDKVKEYLQEPPILMPPVEGRPLIMYLTVLENSMGCVLGQHDESGRKEHAIYYLSKKFTDCESRYSLLEKTCCALAWAARRLRQYMLTHTTLLISKMDPIKYIFEKPALTGRIARWQMILTEYDIQYTTQKAIKSSVIADYLAHQPVDDYQSMYFEFPDEDIMCVAEIPESQDQEEGPEPGARWTLVFDGASNALGNGIGAVLTSPTGFHIPFTARICFDCTNNVAEYEACIYGIEAAIDLRIKNLAVYGDSALVISQINGDWETRHPNLIPYREHVVKLAQYFDEITFDHIPREENHLADALATLASMFKVKWDNEAPSIVIKRLDEPAFCGVIDNVPDEKPWFYDIKKFLETQEYPEGASLTDRKTLKRLSAKFFIAGGVLYKRNFDSVLLRCVDRHEAAKIMQEVHEGSFGTHASGHTMARKILRAGYYWSTLEHDCFNHVVVCYKCQVYADRVHVPPVPLNVLTSPWPFAMWGIDMIGEIKPTASNGHRFILVAIDYFTKWVEAASYANVSKQVVTRFIKHHIICRYGVPERIITDNGSNLNNKMMKELCENFKITHHNSSPYRPKMNGAVEAANKNIKKIVQKMVVTYKDWHEMLPFALHGYRTSVRTSTGATPFSLVYGMEAILPVEVEIPSLRVLTDVKLSEADWVQTRFDQLNLIDEKRLAAICHGQAYQKKMKRAFDKKIRPRHFQVGDLVLKKILPIHNDPRGKWTPNYEGPYVVKKVFSGGAMILSTMDGEDFPLPVNADAVKKYFA, encoded by the exons ATGGCTAACAGTGTGACCGTCAACAAAAAGACTACGAAGCATACCTTCTCTTGCAGTTTCTACCGTGAGGATATAACACCTTTGGTTCGATTGAGCACCCGAGTTACTGGGCAAAATTTGGATGAATTCAGAAAGACTTATGGCCATATTCTGCTTATGTTAACTACTCGTATTGATGAGTGGGGTCTCTACACTCTTCTTCAGTTTTATGATTCTGAGCTGCGCTGCTTTACCTTTCAAGATTACCAACTAGCCCCTACCCTCGAAGAGTATGCACACATTCTTCAAATCAAAGTTCAACCTAAG gataactggaagcctaatggtgggaCCCATGGATTCTATGTGAAATTTCTGATGAGGGAAGCTGAAACCCTTGCTGATAAGGAAAAgtggaaagaattcaatgctctccTGGCCGTCATGATCTATGGATTAGTGATGTTCCCGAATATTCCAAATTTTGTTGATCTCACTGCCATTTGCCTCTTCATGGATCAAAATCCTGTACCCACTCTGTTGGCCGACACTTATTATGCCATCCATTCTAGGTATGGAAAAAAGGGATCAGTTGGGGGTTGTTTGCCAATACTGTACGAATGGTTTTCTTCACATTTGCCTAAAAGCGGAGCATTTGTCACTACAAGAGATTCACAGAAGTGGCCCCAAAGGATTATGGGACTTACTGCTAATGATATTGTTTGGTATCACCTCCGAACGGACATTGAGCAAGTTATAACCAGATGTGGAAGTTTTGGCAATGTTCCTCTCATAGGGACAAAAGGAGTTATCAACTATAATCCGAAGCTAGCACTGCGCCAGTTGGGTTTTGTACTGAAGGACAAGCCGTTGGATAAAGAGATATTTGAGTCCGTTTGCTTTGAAAAAGGAACCAATCCGGATGGTTTGGAGAAAGTAAGGAGTGCGTGGAACAAAATTCATACAGAAGACCGAACTACCTTGGGGGGAAAGAATGCTATTGCTAAGAAAGCTTATACtgaatgggttgaagaaagaGTTAAGGAGCGCCTgctgcctttcccgaaggttagccCTCTATATGAACAACCACCTGAGATTTTAACTGCCACTGTACCAGCTGAGGAGTACAACCAAGTACATGTGGAGAATATCAGGTTGCGAGAAAAAGGGGAAGACGCTAAAATAAA gttttctctttcagcaattgCACCTCCGCCTACACATCGCTACTACACAAGGGCTAATCACTCACTGCAAATGGATCAGTTAAGGGACGATCTTATTCAGATGAGAACTCAGGTTACTGCTCAAATGGCTCAGTTCATGGAAGTCATGCAAAACATGGCTGATCGCCAAGAAGAACTCAGAATCAGGATGGACACAGTTGCTCAGGTTGTTGCGGACCCCCCGCAAAGAAACCCTGCTGATATTCGTGTCAATGGTGAATCTGTGATCGGAGGACCTGGTGTAATTCCTCCTGCTGCTAATCAAGGTAATCCTTATGGGCCTCCCCAGCCCATTCCTGAAGGACAAGCCACACAACAAATCAGAAGAGCTGCTGCCATCCCCGTGTTGGAAGAAGATCGACATGAGGATCTATTTCCTGAAAGTGAGTTGGGATTTCCACATGATGCTGGAAGGTTGTTCAGAGgactggaggaaaggatgagggcCATGGAAGGCCAAGGACTCGGTATGGACATTAATGACTTGGGTTTGGTTCCTGGTGTCCGTGTGCCGCCAAAATTCAAAGTGCCAgattttgagaagtacaaggggaATACTTGTCCTAAGACACATGTCCGAGCTTACTATCGCAAAATGCATGTGTACTCTGAGGACGAAGGACTGTTGatgcacttcttccaagatagcctgactggggcatccttggaatggtATATGAGACTGGAGAGAGCTAATATCCGAAGTTGGAGGGACCTAGTTGATGCTTTCATAAAGCAGTATCAATATAATGTTGACATGGCACCAAATCGCACTCAGTTACAGAATCTATCCCAGAAAGCTAATgagtccttcaaagaatatgcacaGAAATGGCGCGAGTTGGCAGCTAGAGTCCAGCCACCTATGTTGGAAAGAGAAATGATGGATTTGTTCACCAACACTCTGGAGGGCCAATACTACTCCGCCTGCTCTGCATCCTCAAGTTTTGCCGAGTTGGTTATGATTGGTGAGCGAATTGAAAGTGGGATTAAGGCTGGTAGAATACAGAATCCGAGTGCTGCTAGTTCCTCTTCTGGGGCAGGAGGGAAGAAACCATATAACGGCTTTGCTAAGAAGAGAGAAGGTGAAACAAGTGCTGCTTACTATGGTAAAGGTAAAGGCCATGTTTATCCACAGGTAGCCGCTGTTACTATACCGAGTACTCCTcttcaacaacaaccacaacaacagcAGAGGCATCCCCCACGTCAGTATCAGCAAAAGTCGAGGCCACCAAGAGTTTTTGATCCCATACCTATGACATATGCACAATTACTCGCTCATCTCTTACATGGGGACTTGGTGCAACTTCGTACCATGGGCCCTCCACCTGCTAAGCTTCCTCCTAACTATGATGCTAATGCCCACTGTGAGTTTCATTCTGGGGCTGCTGGGCATGATATTGAACATTGCATAGGATTCATGCATAAAGTACAGGATCTGCTCGATTCAAAAGCTATTGAGTTCACCCCTACTCAAGGACCTAATGTTGTACAAAATCCTATGCCTTCCCATGGAACTCATGCCGCAAATGCCATCGATATTGTTGAAGACATTTACTTGGTCAAGGATGTTATCGAATTGGGATCGTTGTTGCCATTATTGAAGAAGGAATTATTGAGGATGAGACTATACGCTGGTTGTGGAGAATTCTGTACTGATTGTATGGTCACCTCCTCAGTTTGTGACAAGGTGAAAGATGGGATTCAACAGTTGATAGATAGTGGGTATCTACAGTTTGAGCATGTGCGACATCCAAAGTCAGTCAAGAATGAAATCAATGTGCTATCCATCCCGTATACTCCTACTAAGATCCCGATTCCTGCCAGAGCGCCGCCTTTGGTCATCACGTTGCCTGGTCCCATCCCATATACTAGTGAGAAAGCAATCCCATGGAATTATGGCGGAGAAGTTTTCTACCAAGGGGCCGAGTATGAGATTAAAGCACCggttgagaaagaagatgttgataatgttgttggcATTGGAAGAATGACGAGAAGTGGTCGTATTTTCAATCCTCCCCAGAATACTCGCGATGACAATACAGAAGCTCTAGCTCAAGCAAAAGGGAAAAGAGTGGTAGAAGATACGGTAGATCCGGGGCAAAGCTCTAACTCTGAAGATACTGTGGccaaagagatggaagagttcctaaAGATCATCAAGAAAAGTGAGTATAAAGTGGTTGACCAATTGAGTCAAACTCAATCAAAGATTTCGATCTTGCAGTTGCTCTTGTGTTCGGAGACACATCGAAACGCTTTGTTGAGACTTTTAAGTACTGCTTTCGTCCCTCCAGAGATCTCAGTGAATCAACTTGAAGGGGTGGTGTCAAACATCAATGCTGGTAATGGATTGGGATTCACTGATGCAGACTTGCCCTCCGAAGGTAGAAACCATAATAGAGCTTTGCATATATCAGTGGAATGTAAAGGGACTATGTTATCTCGTGTTCTCGTGGATAATGGATCTTCTCTGAATGTATTACCGAAGTCGTCTTTGATGAGGCTGGATTACTCTGGTGTCGAGATAAGGCCGAGTGAATTGACAGTGCGAGCCTTTGATGGGTCAAAGAGATCAGTATTTGGGGAGGTTGATTTTCCAGTGATGATAGGTCCTCAACTCTTCACTATTACTTTCTTTGTGATGGACATCCACCCGGCCTACAGTTGTCTCCTGGGGCGtccatggatccatgctgctggggccgtgACTTCCACATTGCATCAGAAACTCAAATTCGCCACTCAAGGGAAGATAGTCACAATATGTGGGGAGGAAGAGCATGTGGTAAGCCATCTTGCGACTTTCAAATATATTGATGTGGAAGGGGAGGTCCACGAAACACCTTGTCAAGCGTTTGAGGCTGTCCAGACTATCAAGATCCCTTATGTTGAAAAGAGGAAGTTGGAGGCTCCTATGTCTTCACTAAAGGAAGCCAAAGCTGTGGTTGAATCTGGTCATCCTGAAGGATGGGGCCGAGTCTTGGATCTACCAATCAAGCAGGATAAGTGTGGGATTGGATATCAGTTGGGTCAGAGTTCATCTAGTGAGGCCTCCAAGAAGCCCGGAACCTTCGTCCCGATCAAGTTCTCTAGTGCTGGCATCGTCAAGGATCATATTTGCGCTGTTGATGATGATGTGgatagtgattatgacattgaagaatggatcaagccgtgtgtcccgggacagaagcttctcaactggtcatccgaagacatcatctcaattgctcttgatcaaaa ATCCACCTCTCCTCCGGATTCTATTGACAACGATCTTGCTATGCCTCGTTATGACTTTGACAACCCTATCTACaccgctgaagaaggggatgaagaagattgtgaatTGCCTGACGAGTTGGCCAGATTGctgaaacaagaagagaaagtgatcgaGCCACATCAAGAGCCTATTGAGACGGTGAATCTTGGCACCGAAGAGATGAGAAGGGAGGTTAAAATAGGGGCTTCTTTGAATAAGGGTGTGAAAGAAAAGTTGATTggaatgttgaaagagtattctgatatcttcgcctggtcttacgaagatatgccgggattagatactgatattgtggtgcaCAGGCTACCCCTTAAAGAAAATTCTCCGCCCGTCAAACAGAAACTCAGGAGAACACGTCCtgatatgtccaagaaaatccaagaagaggttcagaagcagtttgatgcaggttttcttgctgtaacagtttatccaccatgggtcgccaacattgtacctgtacctaagaaagatgggaaggtacgaatgtgtgtcgactatcgagatctgaatagggcgagcccgaaggatgatttcccgcttcctcacattgatgtattggtagataatactgctcagttctcagttttctccttcatggacggtttttctggttacaaccaaataaagatggcgcccgaggacatggaaaagacaacattcattacgccttggggcaccttttgttacaaggtcatgccgtttggattaaagaatgctggggcaacctatcaaagagccatggtgactttgtttcacgacatgattcataaagaaattgaggtctatgtggacgacatgattgcaaagtcccatACTGAAGAAGAGCACCTGGTTCATctgaagaaattgtttgaaaggtTAAGAAAGTTCAGGTTAAGGTTGAATCCCAATAAATGCACCTTCGGAGTGAGATCAGGAAAGTTGCTTGGTTTCATCGTAAGTGAAAGGGGTATCGAGGTCGATCCCGccaaggtaaaagctatacaagagatgcctgagccgagaactgaGAAACAGGTTCGTGGATTCTTGGGAAGGTTAAATTATATtgcaaggttcatctcacacctTACCGCCACGTGTGAACCTATCTTCAAGCTATTGAGAAAGAATCAGGCAATAAAGTGGGATGACAATTGTCAAAAGGCGTTTGATAAGGTTAAAGAGTATTTACAAGAGCCTCCAATCCTCATGCCTCCAGTGGAAGGtagacctttgattatgtacctgacggtcctcgagaattcaatggggtgtgtgctgggtcagcatgacgagtccggtcgaaaagagcacgcaatttattaccttagcaaaaagtttaccgattgtgaatcaagatactcactactcgagaaaacttgctgtgctttggcatgggctgctcgccgactgagacagtatatgttgactcacaccactttattgatttcaaagatggacccaatcaaatatatatttgagaaaccGGCATTGACAGggaggattgcccgttggcaaatgatcttgacagaatatgacatccaatacactaCTCAGAAGGCCATTAAAAGTAGTGTAATTGCTGATTATCTTGCACATCAACCTGTGGACGATTACCAGTCTATGTACTTTGAGTTCcctgatgaagatataatgtgcgTGGCAGAAATTCCCGAAAGTCAAGATCAagaggaaggacctgaaccaggggcgcgatggacgctcgtgttcgatggtgcctctaatgcattgggtaatggtattggggctgtgcttacttctccaacaggttttcatattccatttacggccaggatttgttttgattgtaccaataatgtggctgaatacgaggcttgtatatatggtattgaggcggccattgatttgaggattaaaaatctcgcagtttatggagattctgctttggtgattagtcagatcaacggagattgggaaacacgccaccccaacttgattccctatagagaacatgtggtgaaattggctcaatactttgatgagatcaccttcgatcacatccctcgagaggaaaatcacttggctgatgctttggccactttagcatccatgttcaaagtcaaatggGACAATGAAGCGCCGTCAATTGTGATCAAAAGGTTGGATGAACCTGCATTCTGTGGTGTCATTGATAATGTGCCTgatgagaaaccatggttttatgacattaagaAATTCCTGGAAACCCAAGAGTATCCTGAGGGTGCTTCCCTCACAGATAGGAAAACTCTGAAGAGACTATCTGCCAAGTTCTTCATTGCTGGAGGTGTGTTGTACAAAAGGAACTTTGATTCtgtgttgctcagatgcgtggatagacacgaagcagcaaaGATCATGCAAGAGGTACACGAAGGATCCTTTGGCACACATGCAAGTGGGCACACCATGGCTAGAAAAatattgagagcaggttattattggtcgacCTTGGAACATGATTGTTTCAACCATGTGGTGGTAtgttacaaatgtcaagtgtatgcagaTAGGGTTCACGTACCTCCGGTTCCTCTGAATGTGTTGACATCCCCTTGGccatttgctatgtggggcatcgatatgattggggaaattaagcccaccgcctctaatggacatcgtttcatccttgttgctattgactacttcaccaagtgggttgaagctgcgtcttatgcaaatgtctccaagcaagtagtgactcgcttcatcaagcaccatataatttgtcgttatggggttcctgagagaattatcactgataatggatccaacctcaataacaagatgatgaaggaattatgcgagaatttcaagattacgcatcataactcctccccgtatcggccaaagatgaatggcgcagttgaggcggccaataaaaacatcaagaagattgtgcaaaagatggtggtcacttataaggattggcatgagatgttgccctttgctttacatggttatcgtacctcggTGCGCACCTccacaggggcaactcctttctcgttggtatatggcatggaagcgattcttccggttgaggttgagattccttcattaagggtatTAACAGATGTGAAGCTCAGTGAAGCTGATTGGGTTCAGACCAGATTTGACCaattgaacctcattgatgaaaagagactagcggccatatgccatgggcaagcctatcaaaagaagatgaagagagccttcgacaagaagattcgacctcgacactttcaggttggtgaccttgtgctcaagaagatcctgcctattcacaacgatcctaggggaaagtggactccgaattacgaagggccttatgtcgtaaagaaagtcttctcaggtggcgccatgatcctctcaactatggatggcgaagacttcccacttcccgtgaatgccgacgcggttaaaaaatacttcgcataa